A DNA window from Daucus carota subsp. sativus chromosome 3, DH1 v3.0, whole genome shotgun sequence contains the following coding sequences:
- the LOC108215380 gene encoding DNA (cytosine-5)-methyltransferase 1A isoform X2, whose product MGSSSILDSPAADAEKRNIPGVEEKRNKRKAAVCDSEKGSASGKKKLKAHNLQSREVSAGSPKILKLAAACADDKEKADKVSKEIPSTKTRKDQGVDEVVAVQKAHASQSREVSAGSRKMPKRAAACADDKEKAVKISKKVSSSKTKKGQCVDEVAAEQKAQVSKSSEVSAGSRNMPKQAAGCANDKVKAVKISRKSTKAKKDQGLDEEEVAVKEAHVSQSSEVSAGSREMPKRAADKEKAVKISKKVSSVKAKKDQGLDEEEVAVQEAHVSKSSEVSAGSRKMPKRAAACADFKEKVVQISKKASIIETKKDRCVDEEEMAVRLTAGQEDGRPCRRLTDFILHNSDGVQQPFEMLEVDDLFISGLILPLEESSQKEDCSIRCEGFGRIEDWAISGYEDGVPIIWVSTDVADYDCVKPSAAYKKHYEHFFAKATACIEVYKKLSKSSGGNPDLSFDELLAGVVRAMNGMKCFSRGVSIKDFIISQGEFIYNQLVGLDETSKDDQQFLELPVLIALRDESSRHVNDFQERIGSTNGTLKIRDNEDQKNSVTEEGEDKKMARLLQEEEFWKSMKQKKGQGSRVASTKYYIKINEDEIANDYPLPAYYKTANQETDEYIIFDGGLDACYTDDLPRSMLHNWALYNSDSRLISLELLPMKPCAEIDVTIFGSGVMTEDDGSGFNLETDTSHSSSSGSGTANVDGIPIYLSAIKEWMIEFGSSMVFISIRTDMAWYRLGKPSKQYAPWYEPVLKTARVAISIITLLMEQARVSRLSFMDVIKRVSEFEKGHPAFISTIPAVVERYIVVHGQIILQQFLEFPDEKIKKSAFVAGLTKKMEERHHTKWLVKKKKILQRDEPNLNPRAAIAPVVSKRKAMQATTTRLINRIWGEFYSNYSPEDMKEGISSDEKEEEEAEEQEEIDDDEEDEEKETLVALEKTPTPTSTPRKSKSNSKLKDVSWNGKPAGKRSSGEMLYKQATLHGKMIAVGGAVLTDDASAELPAIYYVEYMFESSDGTEMIHGRLLRQGSETVLGNTANERELFLTNECMEFELMDVKMPVIVEIRSRPWGHQHRKINANADKIDKARAVERKNKGLETEYYCKSLYWPERGAFFSLPVNCMGLGSGICSSCSANKDHTEKEKFSVSSCKTSFVYKGTDYSIHDFLYVSPDQFATERVGQETFKGGRNVGLKAFAICQLLEVVVPKKAQQADDSSTEVKVRRFYRPEDISDEKAYCSDIREVYYSEETHTLLVEAIEGRCEVRKKSDLPSFDAPTIYEHVFFCEYLYDPHKGSLKQLPSNIKLRYSTVKGAYDSSLRKNKGKCKEGEDDLEAEKSKENCLATLDIFAGCGGLSEGLQQSGVCRTKWAIEYEEPAGDAFKLNHPDTTMFINNCNVILKAIMDKSGDADDCISTPEAADLAAKLSEEELKNLPLPGQVDFINGGPPCQGFSGMNRFNQSSWSKVQCEMILAFLSFADYYRPKYFLLENVRFGILEAGAFGVPQSRKRAFIWAASPEETLPEWPEPMHVFAAPELKVALPGNKHYAAVRSTQAGAPFRAITVRDTIGDLPMVTNGASKTTLEYQCDPISWFQKNIRANMMVLTDHISKEMNELNLIRCQRIPKRRGADWHDLPEEKVKLSTGQLVDLIPWCLPNTAKRHNQWKGLFGRLDWEGNFPTSITDPQPMGKVGMCFHPDQDRILTVRECARSQGFPDSYQFYGNILHKHRQIGNAVPPPLAYALGRKLKEALEGKGSM is encoded by the exons AGAAGAGAAATATACCAGGAGTTGAAGAGAAGAGAAATAAACGAAAGGCTGCAGTTTGTGATTCTGAGAAAGGATCTGCAAGTGGCAAAAAGAAACTGAAAGCACACAACTTGCAAAGTAGGGAGGTTTCTGCCGGCTCTCCTAAAATCCTAAAGCTAGCTGCTGCTTGTGCTGATGACAAAGAGAAGGCTGACAAAGTATCCAAAGAAATACCAAGcactaaaacaagaaaagaTCAGGGTGTAGATGAAGTCGTCGCTGTGCAAAAAGCACATGCCTCACAGAGTAGGGAGGTTTCTGCTGGTTCCCGAAAAATGCCAAAGCGGGCTGCTGCTTGTGCTGATGATAAAGAGAAAGCTGTCAAAATATCCAAAAAGGTATCAAGCAGTAAAACAAAAAAGGGTCAGTGCGTAGATGAAGTAGCTGCTGAGCAGAAAGCACAAGTCTCAAAGAGTAGCGAGGTTTCTGCTGGTTCTCGGAATATGCCAAAGCAAGCTGCTGGTTGTGCTAATGACAAAGTGAAAGCTGTGAAAATATCCAGAAAAAGCACTAAAGCAAAAAAGGATCAGGGTTTGGATGAAGAGGAAGTGGCTGTGAAAGAGGCACATGTCTCTCAGAGCAGTGAAGTTTCTGCTGGTTCCCGAGAAATGCCAAAGCGAGCTGCTGATAAAGAGAAAGctgtgaaaatatccaaaaaGGTATCAAGCGTTAAAGCAAAAAAGGATCAGGGTTTAGACGAAGAGGAAGTGGCTGTACAAGAAGCACATGTCTCAAAGAGTAGTGAGGTATCTGCTGGTTCCCGGAAAATGCCAAAGCGAGCTGCTGCATGTGCAGATTTCAAAGAGAAAGTTGTTCAAATATCCAAAAAAGCATCAATTATTGAAACGAAAAAAGACCGGTGTGTAGATGAGGAGGAAATGGCTGTGCGGCTAACAGCTGGACAAGAAGATGGCCGGCCATGTAGGAGACTCACTGATTTCATTTTACACAATTCTGATGGGGTACAACAGCCCTTTGAAATGTTGGAAGTTGATGATTTGTTTATCTCTGGCCTGATTTTGCCTCTTGAAGAAAGTTCCCAAAAAGAGGATTGTAGCATCAGATGTGAAGGCTTTGGACGAATTGAAGACTGGGCCATTTCTGGCTACGAAGACGGGGTTCCAATAATATGGGTTTCAACGGATGTTGCAGATTACGATTGTGTCAAACCATCAGCTGCTTACAAGAAGCACTATGAACACTTTTTTGCCAAAGCCACTGCTTGTATTGAAGTCTATAAGAAATTGTCAAAATCTTCTGGAGGAAATCCTGATTTGAGCTTTGATGAGTTGCTTGCTGGGGTTGTTCGTGCAATGAATGGTATGAAGTGCTTCTCTCGTGGGGTATCCATTAAAGATTTCATCATCTCTCAGGGTGAGTTTATCTACAATCAACTTGTTGGGTTGGATGAGACATCTAAGGATGATCAGCAATTTCTCGAGCTACCTGTCCTCATAGCCCTAAGAGATGAAAGTAGCAGGCATGTAAATGATTTTCAAGAAAGGATTGGATCCACAAATGGAACACTGAAGATTAGAGACAATGAGGACCAAAAGAATTCTGTAACAGAGGAAGGAGAGGATAAAAAAATGGCAAGATTGCTGCAGGAAGAAGAGTTTTGGAAGTCAATGAAGCAGAAGAAAGGTCAGGGTTCAAGGGTGGCTTCtaccaaatattatataaaaattaatgagGATGAGATTGCAAATGACTATCCTCTGCCTGCATATTACAAGACAGCCAACCAAGAAACAGATGAATACATAATTTTCGATGGAGGCCTTGATGCATGTTATACTGATGATTTGCCTCGAAGTATGCTTCATAACTGGGCATTATACAACTCAGATTCAAGGCTTATTTCCCTGGAACTTCTTCCAATGAAACCTTGTGCTGAAATTGATGTAACTATATTTGGATCAGGGGTGATGACTGAGGATGATGGATCTGGGTTTAATCTTGAAACTGACACTTCTCATTCTTCCTCTAGTGGATCAGGAACAGCAAATGTTGATGGCATTCCTATATACTTGAGTGCCATAAAGGAATGGATGATCGAATTTGGATCCTCAATGGTATTTATATCGATACGCACAGATATGGCCTG GTACAGGCTTGGCAAGCCATCAAAGCAGTATGCACCGTGGTATGAACCAGTTCTTAAAACTGCCAGGGTTGCAATATCCATTATCACATTATTAATGGAGCAGGCCCGAGTTTCTCGTCTTTCATTTATGGATGTTATCAAAAGagtttcagagtttgagaagggTCATCCTGCTTTCATTTCAACTATTCCAGCAGTTGTTGAAAGATATATTGTTGTGCATGGACAAATTATCCTGCAGCAGTTCTTAGAATTTCCTGATGAGAAGATTAAAAAGTCTGCATTTGTGGCCGGCCTCACAAAAAAAATGGAAGAAAGGCATCACACCAAGTGGCttgtgaagaagaaaaagattttgcagaggGATGAACCAAATTTAAATCCTAGAGCAGCAATAGCCCCTGTGGTATCTAAGAGGAAGGCTATGCAGGCAACAACAACAAGGCTAATTAACAGGATCTGGGGTGAGTTTTATTCAAACTACTCTCCGGAAGATATGAAAGAGGGAATAAGTAGTGATGAAAAGGAGGAAGAAGAAGCTGAAGAGCAAGAGGAAATTGATGATGACGAGGAAGATGAGGAGAAGGAAACTTTAGTGGCTTTAGAAAAAACACCCACACCCACCTCAACACCAAGAAAATCGAAATCAAACTCTAAACTGAAGGACGTAAGTTGGAATGGGAAGCCTGCGGGTAAAAGATCATCTGGTGAGATGCTGTATAAACAGGCAACACTACATGGAAAAATGATTGCTGTTGGGGGAGCTGTTTTGACAGATGATGCATCTGCTGAACTTCCAGCCATCTATTATGTGGAGTACATGTTTGAAAGTTCAGATGGAACGGAAATGATTCATGGAAGATTGTTGCGACAAGGATCTGAAACGGTTCTTGGAAATACGGCTAATGAACGGGAGTTATTTCTTACAAATGAATGCATGGAATTTGAACTGATGGATGTTAAGATGCCTGTTATTGTGGAAATTCGGTCAAGGCCTTGGGGACACCAGCACAGAAAAATAAATGCAAACGCTGACAAGATTGATAAGGCCAGAGctgtagaaaggaaaaataaGGGATTGGAAACTGAATACTACTGCAAAAGTTTGTATTGGCCAGAGAGAGGTGCTTTTTTCAGTCTTCCAGTTAATTGCATGGGTTTGGGTTCTGGTATCTGTAGTTCTTGCAGTGCAAATAAGGACCAcactgaaaaagaaaaattttctGTGAGCTCATGCAAGACAAGTTTTGTGTACAAGGGAACTGATTATTCCATTCATGATTTTCTCTATGTAAGTCCTGATCAGTTTGCTACAGAAAGAGTTGGGCAGGAAACCTTCAAAGGTGGAAGAAATGTGGGATTAAAAGCTTTTGCTATATGTCAATTGCTTGAAGTTGTGGTCCCTAAAAAAGCCCAACAAGCTGATGACAGTTCTACTGAGGTCAAGGTAAGGAGATTTTACCGACCTGAAGACATTTCAGATGAGAAGGCGTATTGCTCAGACATTCGAGAG GTTTATTATAGTGAAGAAACACACACCCTTCTTGTCGAGGCAATTGAAGGGAGATGCGAAGTGAGAAAGAAAAGTGATCTTCCGTCATTTGATGCTCCCACTATATATGAACATGTGTTCTTTTGTGAATATCTCTATGATCCTCATAAAGGTTCTCTAAAGCAG TTGCCATCGAACATCAAGTTGAGGTATTCAACTGTTAAGGGTGCATATGATTCTTCCTTAAGAAAGAACAAGGGAAAATGTAAGGAAGGGGAGGATGATTTAGAAGCTGAGAAATCAAAAGAGAACTGTTTGGCTACATTAGATATCTTTGCTGGTTGTGGAGGCCTGTCAGAAGGGTTGCAGCAGTCTG GTGTCTGTAGAACAAAGTGGGCAATTGAATATGAAGAGCCTGCGGGTGATGCGTTCAAACTCAATCATCCAGACACCACAATGTTCATCAATAATTGCAATGTGATTTTAAA GGCCATCATGGATAAGAGTGGAGATGCAGATGATTGCATTTCAACACCAGAGGCAGCAGATTTAGCTGCTAAATTAAGTGAGGAGGAACTAAAGAATTTGCCACTGCCAGGACAGGTTGATTTTATCAATGGAGGCCCCCCTTGTCAG GGATTCTCTGGAATGAATAGATTTAACCAGAGCTCTTGGAGTAAAGTACAATGCGAGATGATTTTAGCATTCTTATCCTTTGCGGATTATTATCGACCAAAGtattttcttcttgagaat GTTCGGTTTGGTATACTTGAAGCTGGAGCATTTGGAGTTCCTCAATCGAGGAAGCGTGCATTTATTTGGGCAGCATCTCCTGAAGAAACTCTCCCCGAGTGGCCAGAACCGATGCATGTCTTCGCTGCACCAGAGCTAAAAGTTGCATTACCCGGAAACAAGCATTATGCTGCTGTCCGGAGTACACAAGCTGGAGCACCGTTTAGAGCTATCACTGTTAGGGATACGATAGGAGATCTTCCGATGGTTACCAATGGGGCGTCCAAGACAACTTTAGAG TATCAGTGTGATCCCATCTCATGGTTTCAAAAGAACATCCGGGCAAATATGATGGTCTTGACAGATCACATATCGAAAGAAATGAATGAGCTCAATCTCATTCGCTGTCAGAGAATTCCAAAGCGACGAGGTGCAGATTGGCATGACCTTCCCGAGGAAAAG GTCAAACTGTCAACTGGACAATTAGTAGACTTGATACCATGGTGCCTTCCAAATACTGCCAAGAGGCATAACCAATGGAAAGGGCTGTTTGGAAGGTTAGATTGGGAAGGAAACTTTCCCACTTCTATCACTGATCCTCAACCAATgggaaaagttgggatgtgCTTTCATCCTGATCAAGACAGGATTTTAACAGTTCGAGAGTGTGCACGCTCCCAA GGGTTTCCAGATAGCTATCAGTTTTATGGTAACATTCTACACAAGCACCGACAAATAGGAAATGCGGTTCCTCCTCCTTTAGCATATGCACTTGGAAGGAAACTCAAAGAAGCATTGGAGGGCAAGGGCTCAATGTAA
- the LOC108215380 gene encoding DNA (cytosine-5)-methyltransferase 1A isoform X1, giving the protein MGSSSILDSPAADAEKRNIPGVEEKRNKRKAAVCDSEKGSASGKKKLKAHNLQSREVSAGSPKILKLAAACADDKEKADKVSKEIPSTKTRKDQGVDEVVAVQKAHASQSREVSAGSRKMPKRAAACADDKEKAVKISKKVSSSKTKKGQCVDEVAAEQKAQVSKSSEVSAGSRNMPKQAAGCANDKVKAVKISRKSTKAKKDQGLDEEEVAVKEAHVSQSSEVSAGSREMPKRAADKEKAVKISKKVSSVKAKKDQGLDEEEVAVQEAHVSKSSEVSAGSRKMPKRAAACADFKEKVVQISKKASIIETKKDRCVDEEEMAVRLTAGQEDGRPCRRLTDFILHNSDGVQQPFEMLEVDDLFISGLILPLEESSQKEDCSIRCEGFGRIEDWAISGYEDGVPIIWVSTDVADYDCVKPSAAYKKHYEHFFAKATACIEVYKKLSKSSGGNPDLSFDELLAGVVRAMNGMKCFSRGVSIKDFIISQGEFIYNQLVGLDETSKDDQQFLELPVLIALRDESSRHVNDFQERIGSTNGTLKIRDNEDQKNSVTEEGEDKKMARLLQEEEFWKSMKQKKGQGSRVASTKYYIKINEDEIANDYPLPAYYKTANQETDEYIIFDGGLDACYTDDLPRSMLHNWALYNSDSRLISLELLPMKPCAEIDVTIFGSGVMTEDDGSGFNLETDTSHSSSSGSGTANVDGIPIYLSAIKEWMIEFGSSMVFISIRTDMAWYRLGKPSKQYAPWYEPVLKTARVAISIITLLMEQARVSRLSFMDVIKRVSEFEKGHPAFISTIPAVVERYIVVHGQIILQQFLEFPDEKIKKSAFVAGLTKKMEERHHTKWLVKKKKILQRDEPNLNPRAAIAPVVSKRKAMQATTTRLINRIWGEFYSNYSPEDMKEGISSDEKEEEEAEEQEEIDDDEEDEEKETLVALEKTPTPTSTPRKSKSNSKLKDVSWNGKPAGKRSSGEMLYKQATLHGKMIAVGGAVLTDDASAELPAIYYVEYMFESSDGTEMIHGRLLRQGSETVLGNTANERELFLTNECMEFELMDVKMPVIVEIRSRPWGHQHRKINANADKIDKARAVERKNKGLETEYYCKSLYWPERGAFFSLPVNCMGLGSGICSSCSANKDHTEKEKFSVSSCKTSFVYKGTDYSIHDFLYVSPDQFATERVGQETFKGGRNVGLKAFAICQLLEVVVPKKAQQADDSSTEVKVRRFYRPEDISDEKAYCSDIREVYYSEETHTLLVEAIEGRCEVRKKSDLPSFDAPTIYEHVFFCEYLYDPHKGSLKQLPSNIKLRYSTVKGAYDSSLRKNKGKCKEGEDDLEAEKSKENCLATLDIFAGCGGLSEGLQQSGVCRTKWAIEYEEPAGDAFKLNHPDTTMFINNCNVILKAIMDKSGDADDCISTPEAADLAAKLSEEELKNLPLPGQVDFINGGPPCQGFSGMNRFNQSSWSKVQCEMILAFLSFADYYRPKYFLLENVRNFVSFNKGQTFRLAIASLLEMGYQVRFGILEAGAFGVPQSRKRAFIWAASPEETLPEWPEPMHVFAAPELKVALPGNKHYAAVRSTQAGAPFRAITVRDTIGDLPMVTNGASKTTLEYQCDPISWFQKNIRANMMVLTDHISKEMNELNLIRCQRIPKRRGADWHDLPEEKVKLSTGQLVDLIPWCLPNTAKRHNQWKGLFGRLDWEGNFPTSITDPQPMGKVGMCFHPDQDRILTVRECARSQGFPDSYQFYGNILHKHRQIGNAVPPPLAYALGRKLKEALEGKGSM; this is encoded by the exons AGAAGAGAAATATACCAGGAGTTGAAGAGAAGAGAAATAAACGAAAGGCTGCAGTTTGTGATTCTGAGAAAGGATCTGCAAGTGGCAAAAAGAAACTGAAAGCACACAACTTGCAAAGTAGGGAGGTTTCTGCCGGCTCTCCTAAAATCCTAAAGCTAGCTGCTGCTTGTGCTGATGACAAAGAGAAGGCTGACAAAGTATCCAAAGAAATACCAAGcactaaaacaagaaaagaTCAGGGTGTAGATGAAGTCGTCGCTGTGCAAAAAGCACATGCCTCACAGAGTAGGGAGGTTTCTGCTGGTTCCCGAAAAATGCCAAAGCGGGCTGCTGCTTGTGCTGATGATAAAGAGAAAGCTGTCAAAATATCCAAAAAGGTATCAAGCAGTAAAACAAAAAAGGGTCAGTGCGTAGATGAAGTAGCTGCTGAGCAGAAAGCACAAGTCTCAAAGAGTAGCGAGGTTTCTGCTGGTTCTCGGAATATGCCAAAGCAAGCTGCTGGTTGTGCTAATGACAAAGTGAAAGCTGTGAAAATATCCAGAAAAAGCACTAAAGCAAAAAAGGATCAGGGTTTGGATGAAGAGGAAGTGGCTGTGAAAGAGGCACATGTCTCTCAGAGCAGTGAAGTTTCTGCTGGTTCCCGAGAAATGCCAAAGCGAGCTGCTGATAAAGAGAAAGctgtgaaaatatccaaaaaGGTATCAAGCGTTAAAGCAAAAAAGGATCAGGGTTTAGACGAAGAGGAAGTGGCTGTACAAGAAGCACATGTCTCAAAGAGTAGTGAGGTATCTGCTGGTTCCCGGAAAATGCCAAAGCGAGCTGCTGCATGTGCAGATTTCAAAGAGAAAGTTGTTCAAATATCCAAAAAAGCATCAATTATTGAAACGAAAAAAGACCGGTGTGTAGATGAGGAGGAAATGGCTGTGCGGCTAACAGCTGGACAAGAAGATGGCCGGCCATGTAGGAGACTCACTGATTTCATTTTACACAATTCTGATGGGGTACAACAGCCCTTTGAAATGTTGGAAGTTGATGATTTGTTTATCTCTGGCCTGATTTTGCCTCTTGAAGAAAGTTCCCAAAAAGAGGATTGTAGCATCAGATGTGAAGGCTTTGGACGAATTGAAGACTGGGCCATTTCTGGCTACGAAGACGGGGTTCCAATAATATGGGTTTCAACGGATGTTGCAGATTACGATTGTGTCAAACCATCAGCTGCTTACAAGAAGCACTATGAACACTTTTTTGCCAAAGCCACTGCTTGTATTGAAGTCTATAAGAAATTGTCAAAATCTTCTGGAGGAAATCCTGATTTGAGCTTTGATGAGTTGCTTGCTGGGGTTGTTCGTGCAATGAATGGTATGAAGTGCTTCTCTCGTGGGGTATCCATTAAAGATTTCATCATCTCTCAGGGTGAGTTTATCTACAATCAACTTGTTGGGTTGGATGAGACATCTAAGGATGATCAGCAATTTCTCGAGCTACCTGTCCTCATAGCCCTAAGAGATGAAAGTAGCAGGCATGTAAATGATTTTCAAGAAAGGATTGGATCCACAAATGGAACACTGAAGATTAGAGACAATGAGGACCAAAAGAATTCTGTAACAGAGGAAGGAGAGGATAAAAAAATGGCAAGATTGCTGCAGGAAGAAGAGTTTTGGAAGTCAATGAAGCAGAAGAAAGGTCAGGGTTCAAGGGTGGCTTCtaccaaatattatataaaaattaatgagGATGAGATTGCAAATGACTATCCTCTGCCTGCATATTACAAGACAGCCAACCAAGAAACAGATGAATACATAATTTTCGATGGAGGCCTTGATGCATGTTATACTGATGATTTGCCTCGAAGTATGCTTCATAACTGGGCATTATACAACTCAGATTCAAGGCTTATTTCCCTGGAACTTCTTCCAATGAAACCTTGTGCTGAAATTGATGTAACTATATTTGGATCAGGGGTGATGACTGAGGATGATGGATCTGGGTTTAATCTTGAAACTGACACTTCTCATTCTTCCTCTAGTGGATCAGGAACAGCAAATGTTGATGGCATTCCTATATACTTGAGTGCCATAAAGGAATGGATGATCGAATTTGGATCCTCAATGGTATTTATATCGATACGCACAGATATGGCCTG GTACAGGCTTGGCAAGCCATCAAAGCAGTATGCACCGTGGTATGAACCAGTTCTTAAAACTGCCAGGGTTGCAATATCCATTATCACATTATTAATGGAGCAGGCCCGAGTTTCTCGTCTTTCATTTATGGATGTTATCAAAAGagtttcagagtttgagaagggTCATCCTGCTTTCATTTCAACTATTCCAGCAGTTGTTGAAAGATATATTGTTGTGCATGGACAAATTATCCTGCAGCAGTTCTTAGAATTTCCTGATGAGAAGATTAAAAAGTCTGCATTTGTGGCCGGCCTCACAAAAAAAATGGAAGAAAGGCATCACACCAAGTGGCttgtgaagaagaaaaagattttgcagaggGATGAACCAAATTTAAATCCTAGAGCAGCAATAGCCCCTGTGGTATCTAAGAGGAAGGCTATGCAGGCAACAACAACAAGGCTAATTAACAGGATCTGGGGTGAGTTTTATTCAAACTACTCTCCGGAAGATATGAAAGAGGGAATAAGTAGTGATGAAAAGGAGGAAGAAGAAGCTGAAGAGCAAGAGGAAATTGATGATGACGAGGAAGATGAGGAGAAGGAAACTTTAGTGGCTTTAGAAAAAACACCCACACCCACCTCAACACCAAGAAAATCGAAATCAAACTCTAAACTGAAGGACGTAAGTTGGAATGGGAAGCCTGCGGGTAAAAGATCATCTGGTGAGATGCTGTATAAACAGGCAACACTACATGGAAAAATGATTGCTGTTGGGGGAGCTGTTTTGACAGATGATGCATCTGCTGAACTTCCAGCCATCTATTATGTGGAGTACATGTTTGAAAGTTCAGATGGAACGGAAATGATTCATGGAAGATTGTTGCGACAAGGATCTGAAACGGTTCTTGGAAATACGGCTAATGAACGGGAGTTATTTCTTACAAATGAATGCATGGAATTTGAACTGATGGATGTTAAGATGCCTGTTATTGTGGAAATTCGGTCAAGGCCTTGGGGACACCAGCACAGAAAAATAAATGCAAACGCTGACAAGATTGATAAGGCCAGAGctgtagaaaggaaaaataaGGGATTGGAAACTGAATACTACTGCAAAAGTTTGTATTGGCCAGAGAGAGGTGCTTTTTTCAGTCTTCCAGTTAATTGCATGGGTTTGGGTTCTGGTATCTGTAGTTCTTGCAGTGCAAATAAGGACCAcactgaaaaagaaaaattttctGTGAGCTCATGCAAGACAAGTTTTGTGTACAAGGGAACTGATTATTCCATTCATGATTTTCTCTATGTAAGTCCTGATCAGTTTGCTACAGAAAGAGTTGGGCAGGAAACCTTCAAAGGTGGAAGAAATGTGGGATTAAAAGCTTTTGCTATATGTCAATTGCTTGAAGTTGTGGTCCCTAAAAAAGCCCAACAAGCTGATGACAGTTCTACTGAGGTCAAGGTAAGGAGATTTTACCGACCTGAAGACATTTCAGATGAGAAGGCGTATTGCTCAGACATTCGAGAG GTTTATTATAGTGAAGAAACACACACCCTTCTTGTCGAGGCAATTGAAGGGAGATGCGAAGTGAGAAAGAAAAGTGATCTTCCGTCATTTGATGCTCCCACTATATATGAACATGTGTTCTTTTGTGAATATCTCTATGATCCTCATAAAGGTTCTCTAAAGCAG TTGCCATCGAACATCAAGTTGAGGTATTCAACTGTTAAGGGTGCATATGATTCTTCCTTAAGAAAGAACAAGGGAAAATGTAAGGAAGGGGAGGATGATTTAGAAGCTGAGAAATCAAAAGAGAACTGTTTGGCTACATTAGATATCTTTGCTGGTTGTGGAGGCCTGTCAGAAGGGTTGCAGCAGTCTG GTGTCTGTAGAACAAAGTGGGCAATTGAATATGAAGAGCCTGCGGGTGATGCGTTCAAACTCAATCATCCAGACACCACAATGTTCATCAATAATTGCAATGTGATTTTAAA GGCCATCATGGATAAGAGTGGAGATGCAGATGATTGCATTTCAACACCAGAGGCAGCAGATTTAGCTGCTAAATTAAGTGAGGAGGAACTAAAGAATTTGCCACTGCCAGGACAGGTTGATTTTATCAATGGAGGCCCCCCTTGTCAG GGATTCTCTGGAATGAATAGATTTAACCAGAGCTCTTGGAGTAAAGTACAATGCGAGATGATTTTAGCATTCTTATCCTTTGCGGATTATTATCGACCAAAGtattttcttcttgagaatgtGAGGAATTTTGTGTCCTTCAACAAGGGACAAACATTCCGTCTAGCTATTGCTTCCCTTCTTGAGATGGGTTACCAG GTTCGGTTTGGTATACTTGAAGCTGGAGCATTTGGAGTTCCTCAATCGAGGAAGCGTGCATTTATTTGGGCAGCATCTCCTGAAGAAACTCTCCCCGAGTGGCCAGAACCGATGCATGTCTTCGCTGCACCAGAGCTAAAAGTTGCATTACCCGGAAACAAGCATTATGCTGCTGTCCGGAGTACACAAGCTGGAGCACCGTTTAGAGCTATCACTGTTAGGGATACGATAGGAGATCTTCCGATGGTTACCAATGGGGCGTCCAAGACAACTTTAGAG TATCAGTGTGATCCCATCTCATGGTTTCAAAAGAACATCCGGGCAAATATGATGGTCTTGACAGATCACATATCGAAAGAAATGAATGAGCTCAATCTCATTCGCTGTCAGAGAATTCCAAAGCGACGAGGTGCAGATTGGCATGACCTTCCCGAGGAAAAG GTCAAACTGTCAACTGGACAATTAGTAGACTTGATACCATGGTGCCTTCCAAATACTGCCAAGAGGCATAACCAATGGAAAGGGCTGTTTGGAAGGTTAGATTGGGAAGGAAACTTTCCCACTTCTATCACTGATCCTCAACCAATgggaaaagttgggatgtgCTTTCATCCTGATCAAGACAGGATTTTAACAGTTCGAGAGTGTGCACGCTCCCAA GGGTTTCCAGATAGCTATCAGTTTTATGGTAACATTCTACACAAGCACCGACAAATAGGAAATGCGGTTCCTCCTCCTTTAGCATATGCACTTGGAAGGAAACTCAAAGAAGCATTGGAGGGCAAGGGCTCAATGTAA